In Chitinophaga sp. HK235, a single window of DNA contains:
- a CDS encoding OsmC family protein, with product MKIALQRVDDGFNMEAVDEGGHKVLMDSSLENGGKNNGVRPMQMIIMGLGGCSAIDVLMILKKQRQEVKDFRIEIEADREKGKEPSLWETAHIVFHFTGNIDPDKAARAVELSMNKYCSVAETLRQANTKLTWEVKLNA from the coding sequence ATGAAAATAGCATTACAAAGAGTAGACGACGGATTCAACATGGAAGCCGTAGACGAAGGCGGTCATAAAGTGTTGATGGATTCATCCCTGGAAAATGGAGGAAAGAACAACGGAGTAAGACCAATGCAAATGATCATCATGGGCCTTGGTGGCTGCTCGGCCATCGATGTGCTGATGATCCTGAAAAAACAACGTCAGGAAGTGAAGGATTTCCGTATTGAAATTGAAGCGGACAGAGAGAAAGGAAAAGAACCATCATTATGGGAAACAGCTCATATCGTTTTTCACTTTACTGGTAACATCGATCCGGATAAAGCTGCCCGTGCGGTGGAACTGTCTATGAACAAATACTGCTCTGTAGCCGAAACCCTGCGTCAGGCCAATACCAAGCTGACCTGGGAAGTGAAACTGAATGCCTAA
- a CDS encoding O-succinylhomoserine sulfhydrylase, whose product MSKENQYQPETNAVRIQTARTNEMEHSTPLFLTSSFCFDNAEEMRATFADETDFNIYSRFSNPNVDEFVQKMCALEGAEAGYATASGMSAIFASFMALLKAGDHLLSARSIFGSTHTVITKFLPKWGIESSYFDLNDPAGIEAMIKPNTRMIFVETPSNPGLEIIDIALLAEIANKHNIILNVDNCFATPVLQRPIEAGAHIVTHSATKWIDGQGRVLGGAIVGKKELIKEIYTFCRSTGPAMSPFNAWVLSKSLETLHVRMERHSDSALKLAQALESNPHLTSVKYPFLTSHPQYEIARKQMSGGGGIVCFELKGGLQSGVRFLNALKLLSLTANLGDSRSIASHPASTTHAKLSDAEKATVGITPGLIRISVGLENINDILADIEQALNSSQG is encoded by the coding sequence ATGAGCAAAGAGAATCAATACCAACCAGAAACCAATGCGGTCAGGATACAAACAGCAAGGACCAACGAAATGGAACATTCCACTCCATTGTTCCTGACTTCCAGCTTCTGCTTTGACAACGCGGAAGAAATGAGAGCTACCTTCGCTGATGAAACGGATTTCAATATCTATAGCCGTTTCAGCAATCCCAATGTAGACGAGTTTGTACAGAAAATGTGCGCACTCGAAGGCGCCGAAGCCGGCTATGCTACAGCTTCCGGCATGAGCGCCATCTTCGCCAGCTTCATGGCCCTGCTCAAAGCAGGAGACCATCTGCTGAGTGCACGCTCCATATTCGGTTCTACACATACCGTTATCACTAAATTTCTGCCTAAATGGGGTATCGAATCTTCTTACTTCGACCTCAACGACCCGGCCGGTATTGAAGCTATGATAAAGCCCAATACACGGATGATCTTCGTGGAAACACCGTCCAATCCCGGACTGGAGATCATTGACATCGCCTTGCTGGCAGAAATCGCCAATAAACATAATATCATTCTCAACGTAGACAACTGCTTCGCTACACCCGTGTTGCAAAGACCTATCGAAGCAGGAGCACATATCGTTACCCACTCCGCCACCAAATGGATCGATGGACAGGGACGTGTGCTCGGTGGTGCTATCGTTGGTAAAAAAGAACTGATCAAGGAGATCTATACTTTCTGCAGAAGTACCGGCCCTGCTATGTCGCCCTTCAACGCATGGGTACTCAGCAAAAGCCTGGAAACACTGCATGTGCGTATGGAGCGCCATTCCGACAGCGCCCTTAAACTGGCGCAGGCCCTCGAAAGCAACCCACACCTTACCAGTGTGAAGTATCCTTTCCTGACCAGCCATCCACAATATGAAATCGCCCGCAAACAAATGAGTGGCGGCGGCGGTATCGTTTGTTTTGAGCTGAAAGGAGGCCTCCAGAGTGGTGTCCGTTTCCTCAACGCCCTGAAACTGCTGTCACTGACAGCTAACCTGGGCGACAGCCGTAGTATCGCCTCTCATCCGGCCAGCACTACACACGCTAAACTGAGCGATGCCGAAAAAGCAACAGTAGGCATCACCCCAGGCCTGATCCGCATCTCCGTAGGACTCGAAAACATCAACGACATACTCGCTGATATCGAACAAGCGCTTAATTCGTCCCAGGGCTAA
- the metX gene encoding homoserine O-acetyltransferase encodes MSVKVFHSKAPFRLESGQVLPELHIAYHTYGTMQADGSNVVWVCHALTANSDVADWWSGLIGHDRVIDPARHFIVCANIIGSCYGSSGPHTVNPDTETPWYHSFPAITIRDMVQAHRLLREHLQIPRIDLLVGGSMGGYQVLEWALTEPEIISRLFLLCTGAAESAWGIAIHTAQRLSIEADSTWKDNTHSAGHNGLKAARAIGMVTYRNYQTFMRTQSDPDKEKTDGFRASSYISYQGDKLVKRFNAQSYWLLTKAMDSHNIARGRHEDISTSLSHIQQPVLLIGISSDILCPPEEQRLLATYLPHATYHEIDSSYGHDGFLIEFEKIGKILSHWNCDAYDLSDDRMERR; translated from the coding sequence TTGTCTGTAAAGGTTTTTCACAGCAAAGCACCGTTCCGGTTAGAGTCCGGCCAGGTATTACCTGAATTACATATCGCCTATCATACATATGGTACCATGCAAGCAGATGGCAGCAATGTCGTATGGGTATGTCATGCGCTGACGGCCAACAGTGATGTTGCCGACTGGTGGAGTGGTCTTATCGGCCATGACCGTGTCATTGATCCTGCCAGACATTTTATCGTCTGCGCCAATATCATTGGTTCCTGTTATGGCAGCTCCGGTCCGCATACGGTCAACCCTGACACAGAAACCCCCTGGTACCATTCCTTCCCGGCCATTACCATCCGTGATATGGTACAGGCACATCGTCTGCTGCGTGAACACCTGCAGATACCAAGGATAGACCTGCTCGTAGGCGGCTCCATGGGCGGTTACCAGGTGCTGGAATGGGCGCTCACAGAGCCAGAGATCATCAGCCGCCTGTTCCTGCTTTGTACTGGCGCTGCTGAAAGTGCCTGGGGCATTGCCATTCACACTGCGCAACGACTCTCCATTGAAGCCGACAGCACCTGGAAAGATAACACCCACAGTGCCGGCCACAACGGTCTTAAAGCCGCCAGAGCCATCGGCATGGTCACTTACCGCAACTACCAGACCTTTATGCGCACCCAGTCTGATCCTGATAAAGAGAAAACAGATGGTTTCCGCGCATCCTCCTATATCAGCTACCAGGGCGACAAACTGGTGAAACGTTTCAATGCACAATCTTACTGGCTCCTCACCAAAGCCATGGACAGCCACAACATCGCCCGTGGACGTCATGAAGATATCAGCACTTCCCTCTCCCATATCCAGCAGCCCGTATTGCTGATCGGTATCAGCAGCGACATACTCTGCCCTCCCGAGGAACAACGATTGCTGGCCACCTATCTGCCTCATGCAACCTATCACGAAATAGATTCTTCATACGGCCATGATGGTTTCCTCATTGAGTTTGAGAAGATCGGAAAAATACTCTCCCACTGGAACTGTGATGCGTATGATCTTTCCGATGACCGGATGGAGCGGAGATAA
- a CDS encoding helix-turn-helix domain-containing protein, with product MIYQVNNFIPFFEFVPMIGVRNQDLSKRFGERFRKLREATGLSTREFADTAGIAYSQVWSIESGKGNPTLSTMEAIAKALGTDISGLMKDL from the coding sequence TTGATCTATCAAGTCAATAATTTTATCCCTTTTTTTGAATTTGTGCCAATGATAGGAGTGCGCAACCAGGATTTATCTAAGAGATTTGGCGAACGATTCCGGAAACTACGTGAGGCGACAGGTCTGAGCACACGTGAATTTGCAGATACAGCCGGCATAGCCTACTCCCAGGTCTGGAGTATAGAATCAGGGAAAGGTAATCCAACTTTGAGTACAATGGAAGCCATTGCTAAAGCACTCGGTACCGATATTTCCGGACTTATGAAAGATTTATAA
- a CDS encoding rhodanese-related sulfurtransferase, producing MVLHNRVSAAELKKRLLMETINRVTISFYQYAKIQDPQAFRDQLYESLFKLDVFGRIYVAHEGINAQISVPEHNFEAFRDTLYAVDFLHGIRLNVAVDDDGKSFFVLKIKVREKIVADGISDPTFDMANRGKYVDAKGFNALTDDPDTVIVDMRNHYEYEVGHFDGAIEIPSDTFRDQLPMAVDMLKDQKDKNIIMYCTGGIRCEKASAYMLHHGFKNVFHLEGGIIEYTNKARQQELPIKFKGKNFVFDDRLGERISEDIISQCHQCGEPCDTHTNCLNDGCHLLFIQCESCAQKNNGCCSDACKEVYALPEEERAELRKGVDKGLMFNKSRRKRLK from the coding sequence ATGGTATTACACAACAGAGTATCAGCCGCTGAGCTCAAGAAACGGCTGTTAATGGAAACAATCAACCGCGTTACGATCTCCTTTTACCAGTACGCGAAAATTCAGGATCCGCAAGCTTTCCGCGACCAATTGTACGAATCCCTCTTTAAACTCGATGTTTTCGGACGTATCTATGTTGCCCACGAAGGGATCAACGCCCAGATCAGCGTTCCGGAACACAATTTTGAGGCATTCCGCGATACCCTCTACGCTGTCGATTTCCTCCATGGCATCCGTCTCAACGTAGCTGTAGACGATGATGGCAAATCCTTCTTCGTACTGAAAATCAAGGTTAGAGAGAAAATTGTGGCCGACGGTATCTCCGACCCCACCTTCGACATGGCCAACCGCGGTAAGTACGTTGATGCGAAAGGGTTTAATGCACTGACTGACGACCCCGACACAGTCATCGTTGATATGCGTAACCACTACGAGTACGAAGTCGGACATTTTGACGGTGCAATAGAAATTCCCTCTGATACTTTCCGCGATCAGTTACCCATGGCAGTGGATATGCTGAAAGATCAGAAAGATAAAAATATTATCATGTATTGTACTGGGGGAATCCGCTGTGAGAAAGCATCTGCTTATATGTTGCACCACGGTTTCAAGAATGTTTTCCACCTGGAAGGGGGTATTATTGAATATACCAACAAAGCCCGGCAACAGGAACTACCCATCAAGTTCAAAGGCAAAAATTTCGTTTTCGATGACCGTCTCGGTGAAAGAATAAGTGAGGATATTATTAGTCAATGTCATCAATGTGGGGAACCTTGTGATACACACACCAACTGTTTGAATGACGGTTGTCACCTTTTATTCATCCAGTGCGAATCCTGCGCCCAGAAAAACAATGGCTGCTGCAGCGATGCCTGCAAGGAAGTGTATGCACTGCCGGAAGAAGAAAGGGCCGAACTGCGTAAAGGTGTAGACAAAGGACTGATGTTCAATAAATCCAGAAGAAAAAGACTGAAATAA
- a CDS encoding DUF5686 family protein, with the protein MIKYLPTLFLLLLTTYCEAAIVKGLVTDDKNTPLPFATVLIKGTTIGTTTNAAGQYQLDIAPGSYTLVCQYIGYRKTETTINVDATTQTINFTLLPVNLQIREVVVKAGGEDPAYAIIRAAIKKRAFYQQQVREYTCMSYIKGTINMKGMPEKFLGKKVDKEDMGVDSAGKGMVFLSESVTKISSRLPDKMKLEVISDRKSGGGLGMSFPAVISFYDNNVSAVITQMGPRGYISPIAENALAYYKYRLEGEFMEDGRMVNKIRVIPRRKHEPLFAGYIFITDNDWRIHSTDLILTSEYQLELMDTLRIRQTHVPVSGDVWRIKDQVLHMGVNKFGFGMDGNIVNVYSDYNLHPNFPAKFFDNTVIKYDSAFDKKEVHYWDSIRPVPLEVAEARDYHQKDSTAHANKLAAMSGNTLDSMRRKQKPVKVMDVLWNGVNRKSYFRRDSAIVSHDIKLTGLLQALKYNTVEGLVLALEPKFNFNLGEEKQLKVTPYIRYGLSNTHLNAYTFLTYSANSRVRNRYGRNDWVIGGGKRISQFNPDNPIDNIANEFYTLFLKENYMKLYENWFAQLQYSRTFQTNDRLTAGVRYESRIPVENTTDFVIFRNDKKQFTPNHPEDLANVPFNRHQAFIVDLSFRFQPGQQFVELPDRKVPMGSKYPTFELSYSKGIPNVANSVVDFDKWRVSVFDNMNFKLFGEFRYRLTAGGFLNDRNVQIPDFQHFNGNQTFYNTRYLNSFQLAPYYRYSNTAPFFATANIEHHFNGLLTNKIPLLNRLKWNLVAGSNAFYVNGQNNYVEAFLGLENILKVLRVDVVAGYQSQDDTRVGVRVGFGGIFGNLVRFNQ; encoded by the coding sequence ATGATAAAATACTTACCTACCCTGTTTTTACTGTTGTTAACAACATACTGTGAAGCCGCTATAGTCAAAGGTCTGGTGACCGATGACAAAAATACGCCATTGCCTTTCGCCACTGTGCTGATAAAAGGCACTACCATCGGTACTACTACCAACGCTGCCGGACAATATCAGCTGGATATTGCCCCTGGGAGCTATACGCTGGTGTGTCAGTATATTGGTTATCGTAAGACGGAGACAACCATTAACGTAGACGCCACTACGCAAACCATTAACTTCACCCTGTTACCCGTCAATCTGCAGATCAGGGAAGTAGTGGTAAAAGCTGGTGGGGAAGATCCTGCCTATGCTATCATCCGCGCTGCCATTAAGAAAAGGGCTTTTTATCAGCAGCAGGTGCGGGAGTATACCTGCATGTCTTATATTAAGGGCACCATCAATATGAAAGGTATGCCCGAAAAGTTTCTCGGGAAAAAGGTTGATAAAGAGGATATGGGGGTTGACAGTGCCGGAAAAGGTATGGTCTTCCTCTCCGAATCCGTCACTAAGATATCCAGTCGCCTGCCCGATAAAATGAAGCTGGAAGTAATTTCTGACAGAAAGAGCGGCGGCGGTTTGGGGATGAGTTTTCCTGCTGTTATCAGTTTTTATGATAACAATGTATCTGCAGTGATCACACAGATGGGGCCACGGGGTTATATTTCACCTATTGCGGAAAACGCGCTGGCCTATTATAAATACCGTCTGGAAGGTGAATTTATGGAGGATGGCCGGATGGTCAACAAAATCCGTGTGATACCCCGGCGTAAGCATGAGCCGCTGTTTGCGGGGTATATTTTTATTACGGATAATGACTGGCGTATCCATAGTACAGACCTTATCCTCACCAGCGAATACCAGCTGGAGCTGATGGACACCCTCCGCATCCGGCAGACCCACGTGCCTGTATCGGGTGATGTGTGGCGTATTAAAGACCAGGTGTTGCATATGGGCGTCAATAAGTTTGGCTTCGGTATGGATGGCAACATAGTGAATGTTTATTCCGATTATAATCTTCATCCCAATTTTCCGGCAAAATTTTTTGACAACACAGTTATTAAATACGATTCTGCTTTCGATAAAAAAGAAGTACATTATTGGGACAGTATCCGGCCGGTACCGCTGGAAGTAGCAGAGGCCAGGGACTACCACCAGAAGGACAGTACTGCACATGCCAACAAACTGGCGGCCATGTCTGGTAATACACTCGACTCTATGCGCCGCAAACAGAAGCCGGTAAAGGTGATGGACGTATTGTGGAATGGTGTTAACCGCAAATCTTATTTCCGTAGAGATAGTGCCATTGTTTCGCATGATATAAAACTGACAGGTTTGTTACAGGCGCTGAAATACAATACTGTGGAAGGTTTGGTGCTGGCGCTGGAACCGAAGTTCAATTTTAATCTGGGTGAAGAGAAGCAGTTGAAGGTAACTCCGTATATACGTTACGGTTTGAGCAATACTCACCTGAATGCCTATACGTTTTTGACCTATAGTGCCAACAGCCGCGTCCGTAATCGTTATGGCCGCAATGACTGGGTAATAGGAGGAGGGAAGCGTATCAGCCAGTTCAACCCTGACAATCCGATAGATAATATCGCCAACGAGTTTTATACACTGTTCCTGAAAGAAAATTATATGAAGCTGTATGAAAACTGGTTTGCGCAGTTGCAATATAGTCGTACTTTTCAAACGAATGACCGTTTAACGGCCGGCGTGCGTTATGAAAGCCGTATACCGGTAGAAAACACGACCGATTTTGTGATTTTCCGGAATGATAAAAAACAGTTTACACCTAATCATCCGGAAGACCTGGCGAATGTACCATTCAACCGGCACCAGGCTTTTATTGTGGACCTGAGTTTCCGCTTCCAGCCCGGGCAGCAGTTTGTAGAGCTGCCGGATCGTAAGGTGCCGATGGGATCAAAGTATCCTACTTTTGAATTGTCCTATAGCAAAGGGATTCCTAATGTGGCCAACAGTGTTGTTGATTTCGATAAATGGCGGGTGTCTGTATTTGACAATATGAACTTCAAGCTGTTTGGCGAATTCCGTTATCGCCTTACTGCCGGTGGTTTCCTGAACGACCGCAATGTCCAGATTCCGGATTTCCAGCACTTTAACGGTAACCAGACATTCTACAATACCCGGTATCTCAACAGTTTCCAGCTGGCACCATATTACCGGTACAGTAATACCGCTCCGTTTTTTGCAACGGCCAATATAGAACATCATTTTAATGGGCTGCTGACTAATAAAATTCCATTGTTGAACCGGTTGAAATGGAATCTGGTAGCGGGGTCCAATGCCTTTTATGTGAACGGGCAGAACAACTATGTGGAAGCTTTTCTGGGTCTGGAGAATATCCTGAAAGTGCTGAGAGTGGACGTGGTAGCGGGTTATCAGAGCCAGGATGATACGCGTGTTGGCGTAAGAGTAGGATTCGGCGGTATATTCGGGAATCTGGTGCGGTTTAATCAGTAG
- a CDS encoding response regulator transcription factor has translation MITRQRKTYKIFWVDDDPFFLNWIIPQVTIRTCFTVHTCMNARTALYTMGTASPDIILTNLVMPGMCGLEMIAAIRHQNPSIPIVVVSNRFNDCDRLAAFEAGADCFLSKAGVNGEVIIAGIVPYLNRKD, from the coding sequence ATGATAACCAGGCAGCGCAAGACCTACAAAATTTTCTGGGTAGATGATGACCCCTTTTTTCTGAACTGGATCATCCCTCAGGTAACTATCCGAACCTGTTTTACAGTCCACACCTGTATGAATGCCCGAACGGCACTATACACCATGGGTACGGCCAGTCCGGACATCATACTGACCAACCTGGTCATGCCCGGTATGTGCGGACTGGAAATGATCGCTGCTATCAGGCACCAGAACCCTTCCATTCCAATTGTCGTGGTTTCCAACAGATTTAATGATTGTGATAGACTGGCAGCCTTCGAAGCGGGAGCCGACTGCTTTCTTTCCAAAGCCGGGGTTAACGGAGAGGTGATCATCGCCGGTATAGTACCTTACCTGAACAGAAAAGACTAA
- a CDS encoding TonB-dependent receptor, whose product MKSILLKACLGTLLLCMSLFQVTTAQTPTTITGTVTDKTSGSGMPGVTVAVKGAAAGTITSNGGNFQLKTTHSLPLTLVFTYVGYQSIEKIVSSADEKVAVSLSSTEILGQEVVVAASRVQESILQSPVSIEKLDARALKASPAPSFYDALANLKGVEMSTQSLTFKSVNTRGFNSNGNTRVLQLNDGMDNQAPGLNFSVGNMVGIPELDLDNVELIPGAASALYGPNALNGIVLMTSKNPFQYQGLSAQVKTGFLNDKGRTNASTGFYDVSVRFAHAFNNKWAFKLNVGYLKADDWQAYDKRDQSLANGHTLQDGTRANNEGYNGVNVYGDENTVNMNTVLGGGMIAQQLAGISAMFGGKVTPDQIFKAAIPAANRASITRTGYNESDVVDYSTKNMKLNAALHYKINEKLEALIQGSYGTGTTVYTGADRYSLKNFNMGQYKVELRGSDFYVRAYTTQERSGDSYAGGTLASGINEAWKPSTVWYSQYFSTYATQALGTFAQAYGAALARGASDADAYAAAQNTVNTAMPTFFQNARAKADSGRFLPGTPEFNAAAEQVKNKPIPGDAKGVGAKFTDKTNLYQLEFMYNFHNLIKFAEILVGGNYRRYALNSEKTLFAVNDNGDEFRINEYGGYVQVMKKLIDDHLKLTGSLRYDKNMNFAGQFSPRLSAVYTFLQTHNLRVSYQTGFRIPHNQDQYIDLVTPQAHLIGGLPFLRDRYGLTTGPVFTLQSIQAGAPKQYTFREFKPERIQAYEIGYKALVAKKLLVDAYIYKNDFKNMNGIQILIKPASGTTPQQVFSLPVSAEETVKSWGWALGLDYSLPLNFTAGGNISYNELSNQKDLGSFIAMYNTPKVRYSLNAGNRNIAGSNIAVNVIWKWQQSYVWQSSFVGPNVNTAGLSEIPAFGTLDAMISKFFPKAKTTVKLGGVNILNKAYVQSWGNPSIGAQWYVSLGYNL is encoded by the coding sequence ATGAAAAGCATTCTATTGAAGGCATGTTTGGGCACCCTGTTGCTATGTATGTCCTTATTCCAGGTTACGACAGCTCAAACGCCAACAACTATTACCGGTACTGTAACAGACAAAACTTCCGGAAGCGGTATGCCGGGAGTGACCGTAGCGGTGAAAGGTGCCGCAGCCGGCACTATAACAAGCAATGGCGGTAACTTCCAGCTGAAGACCACCCATTCCCTGCCTCTGACCCTTGTATTTACCTATGTGGGCTATCAAAGCATCGAAAAAATAGTCAGCAGTGCTGATGAAAAAGTGGCTGTCTCCCTCAGCTCCACCGAAATTCTGGGCCAGGAAGTGGTGGTAGCCGCCAGCCGTGTGCAGGAAAGCATTCTGCAATCGCCGGTGTCCATCGAAAAACTGGATGCACGTGCTTTAAAAGCCTCTCCTGCCCCCAGCTTCTATGATGCTCTTGCCAACCTGAAAGGCGTGGAAATGAGCACCCAGAGCCTCACCTTCAAATCTGTCAACACACGCGGTTTCAACAGCAACGGTAACACCCGTGTGCTGCAACTGAATGATGGTATGGATAACCAGGCCCCCGGCCTCAACTTCTCCGTGGGCAACATGGTAGGTATTCCTGAGCTGGACCTCGACAACGTAGAGCTGATACCTGGCGCCGCTTCTGCCCTCTATGGCCCCAATGCCCTGAATGGTATTGTGCTGATGACCAGCAAAAATCCCTTCCAGTACCAGGGACTCAGCGCCCAGGTAAAAACCGGCTTCCTGAATGATAAAGGCCGTACCAACGCCAGCACTGGCTTTTATGATGTGTCTGTACGTTTTGCGCATGCCTTCAACAACAAATGGGCATTCAAATTAAACGTAGGTTATCTCAAAGCGGACGACTGGCAAGCCTACGATAAACGCGACCAGAGCCTTGCCAATGGCCACACCCTGCAGGATGGCACCCGTGCCAACAACGAAGGCTATAACGGTGTGAACGTGTATGGCGATGAAAATACGGTCAACATGAACACCGTACTGGGCGGAGGTATGATCGCCCAGCAACTGGCTGGTATTTCGGCCATGTTTGGCGGTAAAGTAACACCTGACCAGATTTTCAAAGCCGCTATCCCGGCTGCCAACAGAGCCAGTATCACCCGCACCGGCTACAACGAGTCTGACGTGGTGGACTATAGTACCAAAAACATGAAACTCAATGCTGCTCTCCACTATAAAATCAATGAAAAACTGGAAGCGTTGATCCAGGGTAGCTATGGTACCGGAACCACCGTGTATACAGGCGCCGACCGCTACTCCCTGAAGAATTTCAACATGGGCCAGTATAAAGTGGAGTTAAGAGGTAGTGACTTTTATGTGAGAGCTTATACTACACAGGAAAGGTCCGGTGACAGTTATGCCGGCGGCACCCTGGCCTCTGGTATCAATGAAGCCTGGAAACCCAGCACTGTATGGTATTCCCAGTACTTCTCCACCTACGCCACACAGGCACTCGGTACTTTTGCGCAGGCTTACGGTGCAGCACTCGCAAGAGGCGCTTCTGATGCAGACGCCTATGCCGCGGCTCAAAATACCGTCAATACCGCGATGCCTACTTTCTTCCAGAATGCCAGAGCTAAAGCCGATTCCGGCCGCTTCCTCCCCGGTACACCGGAGTTTAATGCCGCAGCTGAACAGGTGAAAAACAAACCCATTCCCGGCGATGCCAAAGGTGTTGGTGCGAAGTTTACGGATAAAACCAATCTGTATCAACTGGAATTTATGTACAACTTCCACAACCTGATAAAATTCGCTGAAATCCTGGTTGGTGGTAACTATCGTCGCTATGCACTGAACTCCGAAAAAACGCTGTTCGCTGTTAATGATAATGGCGATGAATTCCGTATCAATGAATATGGTGGTTATGTACAGGTCATGAAAAAACTGATAGACGACCATCTGAAACTCACCGGCTCCCTGCGTTACGACAAGAATATGAACTTCGCAGGCCAGTTCAGCCCCCGTTTATCTGCTGTATACACTTTCCTGCAAACACATAACCTACGTGTTTCCTATCAGACCGGTTTCCGTATCCCGCACAACCAGGACCAGTATATAGACCTGGTTACTCCACAGGCGCACCTAATTGGTGGTCTGCCGTTCCTGCGTGACCGTTATGGTTTGACTACAGGCCCTGTATTTACACTGCAATCAATACAGGCTGGTGCACCTAAACAGTATACTTTCCGTGAATTCAAACCAGAGAGAATACAGGCTTATGAAATCGGCTATAAGGCACTGGTAGCAAAAAAACTGCTGGTAGATGCCTATATCTATAAAAATGATTTCAAAAACATGAACGGTATCCAGATCCTCATCAAACCGGCTTCCGGCACCACTCCTCAACAGGTGTTCTCCCTGCCTGTAAGTGCTGAAGAAACTGTTAAATCATGGGGATGGGCGCTGGGACTGGATTACAGCCTGCCGCTCAACTTTACTGCTGGTGGTAACATTTCCTACAATGAGCTGAGCAACCAGAAAGACCTGGGTAGTTTTATTGCCATGTACAACACACCTAAAGTACGTTACAGCCTGAATGCCGGCAACCGTAACATTGCCGGTTCCAATATAGCCGTAAACGTTATATGGAAATGGCAACAGTCTTATGTATGGCAATCTTCCTTCGTAGGACCCAACGTAAATACTGCAGGACTGAGCGAGATTCCGGCTTTCGGCACACTCGATGCCATGATCAGCAAATTCTTCCCCAAAGCCAAAACAACGGTTAAACTGGGTGGTGTTAATATCCTTAACAAAGCTTATGTGCAATCCTGGGGTAACCCCTCTATCGGCGCACAATGGTATGTTTCATTGGGATACAACCTCTAG